From the genome of Brienomyrus brachyistius isolate T26 chromosome 8, BBRACH_0.4, whole genome shotgun sequence, one region includes:
- the LOC125747042 gene encoding LHFPL tetraspan subfamily member 5 protein-like, with the protein MGEMLPAQEAAKIYHTNYVRNARAIGVLWAIFTICFAIITVVVFIQPYWIGDSVNTPQAGYFGLFHYCIGNALTSELTCKGSALDFGSIPSGAFKTAMFFVGISVLLVVGSMVCFSLFFFCNAGSVYKICAWMQLASSVCMVLGCMIYPDGWDSSEVKRMCGNRTDKYTIGNCTVRWAYILAIISILDSLILSFLAFVLGNRQDKLLPEDFEVEEKGEA; encoded by the exons ATGGGGGAAATGCTACCAGCCCAAGAGGCGGCCAAAATATACCACACCAATTACGTGAGGAACGCCAGAGCCATTGGTGTACTGTGGGCGATCTTCACCATCTGCTTCGCCATCATAACGGTGGTAGTGTTCATCCAACCGTACTGGATCGGGGACAGCGTGAATACCCCTCAGGCGGGCTACTTCGGCCTCTTCCACTATTGCATCGGCAACGCGCTGACCTCCGAGCTGACTTGCAAGGGCAGCGCACTGGACTTCGGTTCCATACCATCGGGGGCCTTCAAGACCGCCATGTTCTTCGTGGGCATCTCCGTGCTGCTAGTGGTGGGCAGCATGGTGTGCTTCAGCCTCTTCTTCTTCTGCAACGCCGGTAGCGTCTACAAGATCTGCGCTTGGATGCAGCTCGCCTCCT CTGTCTGTATGGTCCTGGGCTGCATGATTTACCCCGACGGCTGGGACTCCTCAGAGGTGAAACGCATGTGTGGAAATCGGACAGACAAGTACACAATAGGGAACTGCACGGTGCGCTGGGCCTACATCCTGGCCATCATCAGCATCCTGGATtccctcatcctctccttcttgGCCTTCGTGCTGGGAAACCGGCAGGACAAGCTGTTGCCTGAAGACTTCGAAGTGGAGGAGAAAG GTGAGGCCTGA